A region from the Musa acuminata AAA Group cultivar baxijiao chromosome BXJ1-10, Cavendish_Baxijiao_AAA, whole genome shotgun sequence genome encodes:
- the LOC103968392 gene encoding serine hydroxymethyltransferase 6 gives MSPSRSPLGLSPGFRLAACLFPGRQPGSAGAGPVEPSDGKESGEAERGKEEKIRVWESLMRGESASSILAPSKKAKVESDLETRRAAVWSRVNQLLSAALSDIFAIMVKEMQFQVKGIELITTLNFVCCIALKTLVSHLIDEYSEAYPRYGYYGWDQCISQIEQLCYGRALMAFDLDLECWAVNVQVYLCTLANFEVYIGSLFPKDPIVELDFPSYGHVSHDYYMPNGKKILGASMFPQGLSYEVNLLIGCIDYDKLEKKDMGLRSQKMLVWKERLYSSREWEFDVCM, from the coding sequence ATGAGCCCCTCCCGCTCCCCGCTTGGCCTCTCTCCCGGATTCCGCCTCGCTGCCTGTCTTTTCCCCGGTCGGCAGCCTGGGAGCGCTGGCGCCGGACCCGTGGAGCCGAGCGACGGCAAGGAATCCGGCGAAGCGGAGCGGGGAAAGGAGGAGAAAATCAGGGTTTGGGAGTCTTTGATGCGAGGGGAATCCGCCTCCTCTATTCTTGCCCCATCGAAGAAGGCGAAGGTGGAGTCGGATCTCGAGACCCGGAGAGCCGCCGTCTGGTCTCGGGTGAACCAACTGTTGTCTGCTGCACTCTCTGACATCTTCGCGATCATGGTGAAGGAGATGCAGTTTCAGGTGAAGGGGATCGAGCTCATCACTACTTTGAATTTCGTGTGCTGCATCGCGCTCAAAACCCTAGTTAGCCACTTGATCGACGAGTACTCCGAGGCGTATCCCAGATATGGTTACTATGGCTGGGACCAGTGTATCAGTCAGATCGAGCAGCTATGCTATGGTCGTGCCCTCATGGcatttgatcttgatcttgaaTGTTGGGCTGTCAACGTGCAGGTCTACTTGTGTACCTTGGCCAACTTCGAGGTCTACATAGGATCCTTGTTTCCCAAGGATCCAATTGTGGAGCTTGATTTCCCTTCTTATGGGCACGTTAGTCATGACTACTACATGCCGAATGGGAAGAAGATCTTAGGGGCTTCAATGTTTCCCCAAGGCTTGTCATACGAGGTGAATCTGCTTATTGGGTGCATAGACTACGATAAGCTCGAGAAAAAGGACATGGGATTGCGTTCCCAAAAGATGCTCGTGTGGAAGGAGCGCTTGTACTCCTCCAGAGAGTGGGAATTTGATGTGTGCATGTAG